The following coding sequences are from one Arcobacter nitrofigilis DSM 7299 window:
- a CDS encoding MATE family efflux transporter, giving the protein MNKTQYLIEEPIPKLIKELAIPASTGMFFNTMYNVVDTFYAGLISTEAIAALSLSFMIYFLITGFGYGFSSAISALIGNSFGKKKNHLASIYAHKGIGFLIILGVIFSIIGYFASPMLFKLLGATDAYLDICLKYINVILFGTIFFMANFALNAILVSKGDTKTYRNSLIFGFFANLALNPLFMYGFWIIPEMGIGGIAFATILVQFINMFYMLYKVLQTKIIHFDRLEYYLPNLRVYKAFFKQGIPSSLNMLTMAFGSIILTYYVTQYGYKAVAGYGIGFRVEQLMLLPALGLSTAVLSLVSNNYGAKQFNRVKEIVMLSLKYGFMISTFGIIFLYVFGKLIVAQFDDDTAVIQYGFNYLLVEVWIFYAYIILFICVSTLQAIKQPKMIFYIGIYRQLIAKAIVSYIIVSYFKLDYIYLFVGMLLMIYSAAIFAYFYTMYKLRVLCNIRV; this is encoded by the coding sequence TTGAATAAAACTCAATATTTGATTGAAGAACCTATTCCAAAACTTATAAAAGAATTAGCAATACCTGCAAGTACTGGTATGTTTTTTAATACTATGTACAATGTAGTAGATACATTTTACGCAGGTTTAATTTCTACAGAAGCAATTGCTGCATTATCCCTATCATTTATGATATATTTTTTAATTACAGGTTTTGGATATGGTTTTTCATCAGCAATTAGCGCACTAATTGGTAACTCTTTTGGAAAAAAGAAAAATCATTTAGCATCAATATATGCCCACAAAGGAATTGGTTTCTTAATTATTTTAGGAGTCATATTCTCTATTATTGGATATTTTGCTTCTCCTATGTTATTTAAACTTCTGGGAGCAACAGATGCTTATCTTGATATTTGTTTAAAGTATATCAATGTAATACTTTTTGGTACTATTTTTTTTATGGCTAATTTTGCCCTTAATGCAATACTTGTATCAAAAGGAGATACTAAAACATATAGAAACTCTTTGATTTTTGGTTTTTTTGCTAACTTAGCATTAAATCCTTTATTCATGTATGGTTTTTGGATTATTCCAGAAATGGGAATAGGCGGAATTGCCTTTGCAACTATTTTAGTTCAATTTATAAACATGTTTTATATGCTCTATAAAGTGCTACAAACAAAGATAATCCACTTTGATAGGTTAGAGTACTATTTACCTAATCTAAGAGTTTATAAGGCTTTCTTTAAGCAAGGAATACCTTCTAGTTTAAATATGCTAACTATGGCTTTTGGTTCTATCATTCTAACTTATTATGTAACACAATATGGATATAAAGCAGTTGCAGGATATGGGATTGGCTTTAGAGTTGAACAACTAATGTTACTGCCAGCACTTGGACTAAGTACTGCTGTTCTTTCTCTTGTATCAAATAATTATGGAGCAAAACAATTTAATAGAGTAAAAGAGATTGTAATGTTGTCATTAAAATATGGCTTTATGATATCAACATTTGGAATTATATTTTTATACGTTTTTGGGAAACTTATAGTTGCTCAATTTGATGATGATACAGCAGTTATCCAATATGGCTTTAACTATTTACTTGTTGAAGTATGGATATTTTATGCTTATATTATTTTATTTATTTGTGTATCAACTCTTCAAGCTATAAAACAACCTAAGATGATATTTTATATTGGAATATATAGACAACTTATCGCTAAAGCAATAGTTTCATATATTATTGTAAGCTATTTTAAACTTGATTATATTTATTTATTTGTAGGTATGTTACTTATGATTTATTCTGCTGCAATATTTGCTTATTTTTATACTATGTATAAATTAAGAGTGTTGTGTAATATAAGAGTGTAG
- the miaA gene encoding tRNA (adenosine(37)-N6)-dimethylallyltransferase MiaA → MKEIAIIGATASGKTGLSIDIAHKTNSIILSLDSLSVYKEIDIASAKPTLKERDGIIHFGIDEVFVNESFDVVEFLQCYKKAKKFAKQNEKNLIIVGGTGFYLKILIEGISEGVGEDVKLDMPHEEIYKMLFDLDKTYMEKIASNDKYRIQKAYSIYKKSGLTPSQYFIENPKKPISPELKLFEIYWDREELKKRIALRTKQMIKDGVIDEVLFLEKKYTRKPNAMSSIGIIETLEFIDGKLTKEQLEEKISLNTAKLAKRQNTFNKSQFNQKQEINIIENLNSDILKYFTV, encoded by the coding sequence ATGAAAGAAATAGCAATCATAGGAGCAACAGCGTCAGGTAAAACTGGCTTATCAATAGATATAGCCCATAAAACCAACTCTATTATTTTATCTTTAGATTCCCTTTCTGTTTATAAAGAGATAGATATAGCCTCTGCAAAACCTACATTAAAAGAGAGAGATGGAATCATACATTTTGGTATAGATGAAGTTTTTGTAAATGAAAGTTTTGATGTGGTTGAATTTTTACAATGCTACAAAAAAGCTAAAAAATTTGCCAAACAAAATGAAAAAAATCTTATTATCGTAGGTGGAACAGGCTTTTACCTTAAAATATTAATTGAAGGTATAAGTGAGGGTGTAGGAGAAGATGTAAAACTTGATATGCCCCATGAAGAGATATATAAAATGCTTTTTGACTTAGATAAAACATATATGGAAAAAATAGCCTCTAATGACAAATATCGTATACAAAAAGCTTATTCTATTTATAAAAAAAGTGGCTTAACTCCTAGCCAATATTTCATAGAAAACCCCAAAAAACCAATCTCTCCAGAGCTTAAACTTTTTGAGATATATTGGGATAGAGAAGAATTAAAAAAAAGAATAGCTCTTCGTACAAAACAGATGATAAAAGATGGAGTGATAGATGAAGTTCTCTTTTTAGAGAAAAAATATACAAGAAAACCAAATGCGATGAGCTCTATTGGTATTATTGAGACATTGGAGTTTATTGATGGTAAACTCACAAAAGAGCAATTAGAAGAAAAAATATCATTAAATACAGCAAAACTAGCAAAAAGACAAAATACTTTTAATAAATCTCAATTTAATCAAAAACAAGAAATAAACATTATAGAAAACTTAAATTCAGATATTCTTAAGTATTTTACAGTATAA
- a CDS encoding efflux RND transporter permease subunit, translating to MVEYIINKSVQNKFLVLFSVLILTVASIWAVKNSSLDALPDLSPPQVIVQVKWAGQSPKTIEEQVSYPLISNLMSLPNIDTVRAMSSFQNALIYIIFKDGTDIYDSRNRILEQLSQLQGTFPDGVNVAIGPDATGVGWAYEYALKSKTKSLDELKTLQDYYYKYALLGVDGVSEIASVGGFIKNYEITLNQDKLVQYNLSINDVKKALVSNNDEKGGRIILENGYEHMIQARGYLKSVVDIENITVKTFGSTPLKIKDIADVNITSSNRRGMADLNGEGETVGGIVVVRFGENPYKVIKAVKEKLKTLHVDDVEVVETYDRSSLIDKAIDTLKHTLLEESIIVIVVTALFLFHFRSALIIIITLPITVLFTFLCMKFFSMGSNIMSLGGIAIAIGAMVDATIVMVENAHKYLQGKENISNKQRIEIIIKSAKQVGRPIFFALLLVVVSFLPIFALTGQEGRLFSPLAFTKSFAMISGAVLSITLVPILMIFFIRGKIMDEKRNYLNKFFIALYSPLLKFSLRFRYVVVALFIGTLILAYPVYKKQNWEFMPMMNEQTFMYMPVTPYGIGIDLAKELTQKTDKILKSFPEVQTVFGKAGRADSATDPAPLAMIETIIQFKPQDQWREGMTYKKLMQEMDDKLRVTGLVNSWTYPIRGRIDMLLTGIRTPLGIKLYGNDHQKLEAVALKIEQKLKKFDKTLSVSSDKINSGYYLNIDLNEEMLSRYGITKNDILSTVSLGVAGAKISTYLDALERYPISLRYETTQREDITSLENLQVKTKLGFQPLRMFAELKYEEGPSVIKSEKGLNVNFIYITPKSDVSVKEYKDKAQELLKDIKLPSGFYYEWAGQSEYLESAMKKLAYIIPLTFVIIFILIFFALRNITYTVIIFFTLPFALTGGIFYLDYLNFNISIAVIVGFLALLGVAAETSIVMLVYLHEAMLELKDKCISLDDDKHIFHAIYKGAVLRLRPKLMTLFAILGGLVPIMYIDGVGSEVMQRIAAPMIGGMISSAFLTLIIIPSVFFILALKKRDKILEQELSH from the coding sequence ATGGTTGAATATATAATAAACAAAAGCGTACAAAATAAGTTTTTAGTTCTTTTTTCTGTACTGATTTTAACAGTTGCTTCTATTTGGGCAGTAAAAAATAGCTCATTGGATGCTTTACCTGATCTTTCACCTCCTCAGGTAATTGTACAAGTAAAATGGGCAGGACAAAGTCCAAAAACTATAGAAGAGCAAGTATCTTATCCTCTTATTTCAAATTTGATGAGTCTACCAAATATTGATACAGTAAGAGCTATGAGTTCATTCCAAAATGCTCTTATTTATATTATATTTAAAGATGGTACGGATATTTATGATTCTAGAAATAGAATATTGGAGCAGTTGTCTCAGCTTCAAGGAACTTTTCCTGATGGTGTTAATGTGGCAATTGGTCCTGATGCAACAGGTGTTGGTTGGGCTTATGAATATGCTTTAAAATCAAAAACAAAGTCATTGGATGAATTAAAAACACTGCAAGATTATTACTATAAGTATGCTCTTTTAGGAGTAGATGGAGTATCAGAAATAGCTTCGGTTGGTGGTTTTATCAAAAACTATGAAATAACACTAAATCAAGATAAATTAGTGCAATATAATCTAAGTATAAATGATGTAAAAAAGGCCTTAGTTTCTAATAATGATGAAAAAGGTGGTCGAATCATTTTAGAAAATGGTTATGAACACATGATTCAAGCAAGGGGTTATTTAAAAAGTGTAGTTGATATAGAAAATATTACAGTTAAAACTTTTGGCTCAACTCCTTTAAAAATAAAAGATATAGCAGATGTAAATATTACTTCATCAAATAGAAGAGGGATGGCTGATTTAAATGGTGAAGGTGAAACTGTTGGTGGAATAGTAGTTGTAAGATTTGGTGAAAATCCATATAAGGTTATAAAAGCAGTAAAAGAGAAGTTGAAAACACTTCATGTGGATGATGTTGAAGTAGTTGAGACTTATGATAGAAGTTCTTTAATAGATAAAGCTATAGATACATTAAAACACACTTTACTAGAAGAATCAATTATTGTCATAGTGGTTACTGCTTTATTTTTATTTCATTTTAGAAGCGCTTTGATTATAATTATAACTTTGCCAATAACTGTATTATTTACTTTTCTTTGTATGAAGTTTTTTTCAATGGGTTCAAATATCATGAGTCTAGGTGGAATTGCAATTGCAATTGGTGCGATGGTTGATGCAACTATTGTGATGGTAGAAAATGCCCATAAATATCTACAAGGCAAAGAAAACATAAGTAATAAACAGAGAATAGAAATAATTATAAAATCAGCAAAACAAGTAGGTCGACCAATCTTTTTTGCCTTGCTTTTAGTTGTTGTTTCATTTTTACCAATTTTTGCTTTAACAGGACAAGAGGGAAGATTATTCTCTCCTTTAGCTTTTACTAAGTCATTTGCAATGATTTCAGGTGCCGTTTTATCTATTACACTGGTACCCATTCTTATGATATTTTTCATTCGTGGAAAAATCATGGATGAAAAGAGAAATTACTTAAATAAGTTTTTTATAGCTCTATATTCTCCCTTGTTAAAATTTTCACTTAGATTTAGATATGTGGTAGTTGCCTTATTTATAGGAACTTTGATTTTGGCATACCCCGTTTATAAAAAACAAAATTGGGAATTTATGCCTATGATGAATGAACAAACCTTTATGTACATGCCTGTAACTCCTTATGGTATTGGTATTGATTTAGCAAAAGAGCTTACACAAAAGACAGATAAAATTTTAAAATCATTTCCAGAAGTACAAACAGTATTTGGAAAAGCTGGGAGAGCAGATAGTGCAACAGATCCAGCACCCTTGGCAATGATAGAAACAATAATACAATTTAAACCCCAAGACCAATGGCGGGAGGGTATGACTTATAAAAAGTTAATGCAAGAGATGGATGACAAGTTAAGAGTTACAGGATTAGTTAATTCCTGGACATATCCAATTAGAGGAAGAATTGATATGCTTCTCACAGGGATTAGAACACCTTTGGGAATAAAACTATACGGAAATGACCATCAAAAGCTAGAAGCAGTAGCTTTAAAAATAGAGCAAAAGCTTAAAAAATTTGATAAAACACTATCTGTGTCATCTGATAAGATAAATTCAGGATACTATTTAAACATAGATTTAAATGAAGAGATGTTATCAAGGTATGGAATTACAAAAAATGATATTTTATCAACGGTTTCTTTAGGTGTTGCAGGAGCTAAAATATCGACATATTTAGATGCCTTAGAGAGATATCCTATTAGTTTGAGATATGAAACGACCCAAAGGGAAGATATTACTTCTTTAGAGAATCTTCAAGTTAAAACAAAACTAGGTTTCCAACCCCTAAGAATGTTTGCAGAACTTAAATATGAAGAAGGACCATCTGTAATAAAATCTGAAAAAGGCTTAAATGTAAACTTTATATATATTACTCCTAAAAGTGATGTCTCAGTTAAAGAGTATAAAGATAAAGCACAAGAATTATTAAAAGATATAAAACTGCCTAGTGGCTTTTATTATGAGTGGGCAGGACAAAGTGAGTATTTAGAATCAGCAATGAAAAAGTTAGCTTATATTATACCTTTGACTTTTGTGATTATATTTATACTTATCTTTTTTGCACTAAGAAATATCACATATACAGTGATAATCTTTTTTACCCTTCCTTTTGCCCTAACTGGTGGGATATTTTATTTAGATTATTTAAATTTTAATATTTCTATTGCTGTAATTGTTGGATTTTTAGCCTTGCTTGGTGTTGCAGCAGAAACTTCAATTGTGATGCTTGTATATTTGCATGAGGCTATGCTTGAGTTAAAAGATAAGTGTATTTCTTTAGATGATGATAAACATATTTTTCATGCTATTTATAAGGGAGCTGTTTTAAGGCTTCGTCCAAAGCTTATGACCTTATTTGCTATTTTAGGAGGCTTGGTTCCTATTATGTACATTGATGGAGTAGGAAGTGAAGTTATGCAAAGAATTGCAGCACCAATGATAGGAGGAATGATAAGTTCAGCATTTTTGACGCTTATTATTATCCCTTCCGTATTTTTTATCTTGGCTCTAAAAAAAAGAGATAAAATATTAGAACAAGAGTTGTCTCATTAA
- a CDS encoding LL-diaminopimelate aminotransferase — translation MFPEIEFERMKRLPNYVFAEVNNIKMEARRKGEDIIDFSMGNPDGPAPQHIIDKLKETADKPKNHGYSASAGIYKLRLAICNWYKRKYGVDYLDPNKHAVATMGSKEGYVHLVQAIVNVGDVAVVPDPTYPIHSYAFMLAGGCIHNFELPFGRDFKVDEDEFFARLNKTLRESIPKVKYVVVNFPHNPTCATVTPEFYQKLVDLAKKERFYIISDIAYADITFDGYKTPSIFQAEGALDVAVESFTLSKSYNMAGWRVGFIVGNEKLVGALKRIKSWLDYGMFTPIQVAATIALDGPQECVTEHIEKYHYRRDVMLEAFKDAGWDMDKPNASMFIWAKIPEKAAHLGSMEFSKQLLTEAKVAVSPGIGFGQYGDQYVRIALIENEKRIRQAAKNIKKYLNSL, via the coding sequence GTGTTCCCAGAAATTGAATTTGAAAGAATGAAAAGACTTCCAAACTATGTGTTTGCAGAAGTAAATAATATTAAAATGGAAGCTAGAAGAAAAGGTGAAGATATCATAGATTTCTCTATGGGAAATCCTGATGGTCCAGCACCTCAACATATTATTGACAAGTTAAAAGAAACAGCAGATAAACCAAAAAACCATGGTTATAGCGCAAGTGCAGGTATTTATAAACTAAGACTTGCTATTTGTAATTGGTATAAAAGAAAATATGGTGTTGATTATTTAGACCCAAATAAACATGCAGTTGCGACAATGGGAAGTAAAGAAGGGTATGTTCACTTAGTACAAGCTATAGTAAATGTTGGTGATGTAGCAGTAGTTCCAGATCCTACATATCCTATTCACTCATATGCTTTTATGCTTGCAGGTGGATGTATTCATAATTTTGAATTACCATTTGGTAGAGACTTTAAAGTTGATGAAGACGAATTTTTTGCAAGATTAAATAAAACATTAAGAGAATCAATTCCAAAAGTTAAATATGTGGTGGTAAATTTCCCACATAATCCAACTTGTGCAACGGTTACACCTGAGTTTTATCAAAAATTGGTTGACCTTGCTAAAAAAGAGAGATTTTACATTATCTCTGATATTGCATATGCTGATATTACTTTTGATGGTTATAAAACTCCATCAATCTTCCAAGCTGAGGGTGCTTTAGATGTTGCAGTTGAATCATTTACTTTAAGTAAATCATACAATATGGCAGGATGGAGAGTTGGATTTATTGTTGGAAATGAAAAACTAGTAGGTGCTTTAAAAAGAATCAAATCATGGCTTGATTATGGTATGTTTACACCTATTCAAGTAGCAGCAACTATTGCACTTGATGGACCACAAGAGTGTGTTACAGAGCATATAGAAAAATATCATTACAGAAGAGATGTGATGTTAGAAGCGTTTAAAGATGCAGGATGGGATATGGATAAACCAAATGCTTCAATGTTTATTTGGGCAAAAATTCCAGAAAAAGCTGCACACTTAGGAAGTATGGAGTTCTCTAAACAACTTCTAACTGAAGCAAAAGTAGCAGTAAGTCCAGGTATTGGATTTGGTCAATATGGTGACCAATATGTAAGAATTGCTTTAATTGAAAATGAAAAAAGAATTAGACAAGCAGCAAAAAATATAAAGAAATATTTAAATAGTTTATAG
- the rlmB gene encoding 23S rRNA (guanosine(2251)-2'-O)-methyltransferase RlmB — protein sequence MIIYGKQIVLYVLENHPSIIEEVMFSKELDKKIFSKFLKLGKKIIRLDNKKAQSLAKGGNHQGFFLKLKEEFDYTPINEMKQNNFIVVLDGLTDVGNIGAITRTAYALGVDGIVAAGVKSLNESGVIRTSSGAMLDMPFSLYPNSLDLANELKQSGFALIGATMNGTDLKKYGTITKDDKVALFLGSEGEGLSNKIIGKLDLKVSIGMENNFDSLNVSVAAGILIYNLMK from the coding sequence ATGATAATATATGGCAAACAAATAGTTTTATACGTTTTAGAGAATCACCCTTCAATAATTGAAGAGGTTATGTTTTCTAAAGAATTAGATAAAAAGATTTTTTCAAAGTTTCTAAAACTTGGTAAAAAAATAATCAGACTTGATAACAAAAAAGCCCAATCTTTGGCAAAAGGTGGGAATCATCAAGGATTTTTTCTAAAACTTAAAGAAGAGTTCGATTACACTCCTATAAACGAAATGAAGCAAAACAATTTTATAGTAGTACTTGATGGTCTTACAGATGTAGGTAACATAGGAGCAATTACAAGAACTGCTTATGCGCTTGGAGTTGATGGGATAGTTGCAGCTGGTGTAAAATCACTCAATGAATCAGGAGTTATACGAACTAGTTCTGGGGCTATGCTTGATATGCCATTTTCTTTGTATCCAAACTCTTTAGATCTAGCAAATGAGTTAAAACAATCAGGTTTTGCACTTATTGGTGCGACAATGAATGGAACAGATTTAAAAAAATATGGAACAATAACAAAAGATGATAAAGTTGCCCTTTTCTTAGGAAGTGAAGGAGAAGGTTTATCAAATAAGATAATTGGTAAGTTAGATTTAAAAGTTTCAATAGGTATGGAAAATAACTTTGATTCTTTAAATGTATCTGTAGCTGCTGGTATTTTAATATATAATTTAATGAAATAA
- a CDS encoding homoserine dehydrogenase — protein sequence MLKIAIIGVGTVGASVANILKDNKDIITSRAGVEIVPTIGVVNDLSKKRDVSIELTDDLDKALNDDSIDIIVELMGGVERPYEIIKRALSKGKPVVTANKALLAYHRYDLEKLAGDIPFEYEAAVAGGIPIINALRDGLSANNIESIRGILNGTCNYMLTRMINDGIDYESILKEAQELGYAEADPTFDVGGFDAAHKLLILASIAYDVDAKPEDILIEGIQNIDTPDIDFANEFNYSIKLLAIAKRVGKQIELRVHPVFIPKTEMIAKVDGVMNGISVIGDKVGETMYYGPGAGGNATASAVIANIVDIARRGKGAPMLGFEFDYKANLTIMPKDEIETKYYLRLRIEDKVGVLAKVTKILGEHEISIEKMIQKPYNTTCAHLLLSTHVCIEKNINKALKEIENSGVATTKPVMIRIED from the coding sequence ATGTTAAAAATCGCAATTATTGGTGTAGGAACTGTTGGAGCAAGTGTTGCAAATATATTAAAAGATAATAAAGATATTATTACCTCACGTGCTGGAGTAGAAATCGTTCCTACTATTGGTGTTGTAAATGATTTAAGCAAAAAAAGAGATGTAAGTATTGAATTAACAGATGATTTAGACAAAGCCTTAAATGATGATTCTATTGATATTATTGTTGAACTTATGGGTGGTGTTGAAAGACCATACGAAATCATTAAAAGAGCACTTTCAAAAGGAAAACCAGTAGTTACAGCTAATAAAGCTCTTCTTGCATATCATAGATATGATTTAGAAAAACTAGCTGGTGATATTCCCTTTGAATATGAAGCAGCAGTTGCTGGTGGGATTCCTATTATCAATGCTTTAAGGGATGGATTATCTGCAAATAATATAGAATCAATTAGAGGTATTTTAAATGGTACTTGTAATTACATGCTAACTAGAATGATAAATGATGGTATTGATTATGAATCTATATTAAAAGAAGCTCAAGAATTAGGTTATGCAGAAGCTGATCCAACTTTTGATGTTGGAGGATTTGATGCGGCGCATAAGCTTTTAATCTTAGCTTCAATTGCTTATGATGTTGATGCAAAACCTGAAGATATATTAATAGAAGGTATTCAAAATATTGATACTCCAGATATCGATTTTGCCAATGAATTTAATTATTCTATCAAACTATTAGCTATTGCAAAAAGAGTTGGTAAACAAATAGAACTAAGAGTTCATCCAGTATTTATCCCAAAAACTGAAATGATTGCAAAAGTTGATGGTGTAATGAATGGTATTTCTGTAATTGGTGATAAAGTTGGTGAAACTATGTATTATGGACCAGGAGCTGGTGGAAATGCAACTGCAAGTGCCGTTATTGCGAATATTGTGGATATTGCAAGACGAGGCAAAGGTGCACCAATGCTAGGGTTTGAGTTTGACTATAAAGCAAATCTTACAATCATGCCAAAAGATGAAATTGAAACAAAATATTATTTAAGACTTAGAATTGAAGACAAAGTAGGTGTTTTAGCAAAAGTTACTAAAATATTAGGTGAACATGAGATTTCTATTGAAAAAATGATTCAAAAACCATACAATACAACTTGTGCGCATCTTTTACTTTCTACTCATGTTTGTATAGAAAAAAATATAAATAAAGCACTAAAAGAGATAGAAAATTCTGGCGTTGCAACTACTAAACCAGTTATGATCAGAATAGAAGATTAA
- the rsmI gene encoding 16S rRNA (cytidine(1402)-2'-O)-methyltransferase: protein MLTLVPTPIGNLEDISKRALDALLEAELIFCEDTRVTKKLLTLFASKYNLNFPCTDFKSFHSHNEQQVLKTLSKDMFDKNIVYASDAGMPCVSDPGASLVEYAIQNDIKYDVIPGANAVLTAFAMSGFEHTEFTFFGFLAHKGTERKEKLQKVMNSEILPILYESPHRLLKLLEELKDLDENRTVFLAKELTKQYQTTFKDTAINLYKNLKDTNIRGEWVVIIQPLLNAGKNLSISDVQELDLPPKVKAKLLSKLTGEKIKDIYQKLLDEN from the coding sequence ATGCTAACTTTAGTTCCAACTCCAATAGGAAACTTAGAAGATATTTCTAAGCGTGCACTTGATGCCCTATTGGAAGCGGAACTTATTTTTTGTGAAGATACAAGAGTTACAAAAAAACTTCTAACACTTTTTGCTTCAAAATACAACCTAAACTTTCCTTGTACAGATTTTAAATCATTTCATTCACACAATGAACAACAAGTTTTAAAAACATTATCAAAAGATATGTTTGATAAAAATATTGTATATGCAAGTGATGCGGGTATGCCTTGTGTTTCAGACCCAGGGGCTTCTTTAGTAGAATATGCCATACAAAATGATATAAAATATGATGTTATCCCAGGAGCCAATGCAGTTTTAACAGCCTTTGCAATGAGTGGATTTGAGCATACAGAATTTACTTTTTTTGGTTTCTTAGCTCATAAGGGAACTGAACGAAAAGAGAAATTACAAAAAGTAATGAATAGTGAGATTTTACCAATTTTATACGAATCACCACATAGACTTTTAAAACTTTTAGAAGAGTTAAAAGATCTTGATGAAAATAGAACTGTCTTTTTAGCAAAAGAGTTAACAAAACAGTATCAAACAACTTTTAAAGATACAGCAATAAATCTATACAAAAACCTTAAAGATACAAATATAAGAGGTGAATGGGTTGTAATCATCCAACCTCTTTTAAATGCAGGAAAGAATTTAAGCATAAGTGACGTCCAAGAGCTTGACTTACCACCAAAAGTAAAAGCAAAATTACTTTCTAAACTAACTGGTGAAAAAATAAAAGATATCTATCAAAAACTTTTAGACGAAAATTAA
- the rpmE gene encoding 50S ribosomal protein L31: MRKEIHPDYKTCVITCSCGNTFETKSNVESMRIDICSACHPFFTGEQKIVDAAGRVEKFKAKYAQK, from the coding sequence GTGAGAAAAGAAATTCACCCAGACTACAAAACTTGTGTTATAACTTGTTCTTGTGGAAATACTTTCGAAACAAAATCAAATGTTGAATCAATGAGAATCGATATTTGTTCAGCTTGTCACCCATTCTTCACAGGTGAGCAAAAAATCGTTGATGCTGCGGGTAGAGTAGAGAAATTCAAAGCTAAATACGCACAAAAATAA